The segment ATCACCAGCGCCGGCAAGTGCAACATCACGCTGACCCGCATCCCGGTTCCTACATTGGTCGGGCAGGCGGTCAGATAGCCGAGCTTTTCGTGAAACGCGTATGTCAACTTGGTTTCGAGCAGGTCGTCGACTTCGTTGATTTGATCCCAAGCGGCGACCAGGTCAAAACCGCTTTTCATCACCTGGATGCGGAGGTGGTCTTCCTCGTTGATCATCAGGCTCAAGCGTTCGTTCTGATCGATCGCGACGCTGCGGGCGCCTTCGGCTTCGACCAGTTCGCGACTGATCAACTGACGTTCGGCCAGAAAGTGACGATCGACGTCCGAAAGTTCGTCGACGCGGAGGTAGGCCAGGTCGGTCAGCTGCGGAACTTCGGCCAGACGATCGCGAACCGCTTTGTCGATCGCGGCGCGATCGGCGGCGGTGCAGCGGCGGATGAACGGAAACTCGGCGATGTTGCGGGCCAAACGAATTCGGCTGCTAATGACGATGTCGGACTGAGGGCCTGCACCCTTCATCCATTCGCCGGCTCGTCCTGTCAATTCGTTTAGATCCACGTTCATCCTTGGCACACGTTTGATGTGGCGATTGCTATGAAATCAATTCGGCGGGAAAGCGCGTCTTAGACGGAATGCTCGTCGCCGGGTTGGTCTTCGCTTTCTTCCAGATTGCGAATCGTATCGCGAAGCTCGGAGGCGCGTTCGTATTGTTCGAGACGAATCGCCTCGTTCATCTCTCGCCGCAATTGTATCAGTTTCGTCTGGCTCTCGGTGCTACGCTTGTGCGTGAGGGGATGTTTCCCCTTATGAACCAGGTCGCCATGGATATTGACGATCAACGGCTCCAGTTCGCTCGCAAAAAAGACGTAGTCGTGCGGACAACCAAGTCGCCCTTGGTTGCGAAACTCATAAAAGCTGATGCCGCAGATCGGGCAGCACTTTTCATCCAGCTTCTCGAGCTCTTTGGCGGTGTCGGCCACCTTCAGCTGCTGAGCCAGCATCCCGGCCAGGCTCGCCTTGCCCGGCATGCCGGTTCCTGGGGTCTGCATCAGGTATTTCTGCGCACAACCCTCGCAGAGATGGATCTCTTGCGGCTCTGCGCCGGTCAGTTCCGTGATATGGAACGTCGCCGGTTTTTCGCATTGTTGGCACTTCACGCGGATTCCCCTTTTACGTCGAAGAGCGACCGGCGAAGCGAACCTTTGCTCGAACTTCGCCACTACATCAGAGCGTCTGGCTGCGGATGCGTCGACCTAAAGTCAGCCGCCGGGCCTAGATATGCCGCCGACGGACAACTGGATTCTATCGGGGCAGGGGACTGCGTCAAGACGATCGTACCCCAGCGGACGGTCGCAATCGCGCGGCCTAAGTCGTGCATTTGCACTGGCTTACCGCTGCGCCGGCATTGCCGCTGAGCCGCCCCCTTGCTAGGCTTGGACGCAGCCCGTTTGGTCACCTAGCTATCACCACTAGCCGGCCTTCGCTTGCCGCCCAAAAAACTGATGCCGCACGCACCTGACTTCGCCCAATTTTCCAAACTGGCCGCTAACCACGATCGCGTCCCCGTTTTTCGGCGGTTGATCAGCGATTCGCTCACCCCCGTTTCGGCGTTTCACAAGCTCGATGACGGGCGGCCGGCCTGTTTGTTCGAGAGCGTGATCGGCGGCGAAAAGATCGGCCGCTACAGCTTTTTGGGGTTTGATCCCGACTACCATCTCTCGGCGACCCGTACCGAAGTGACGGTCGCCACCGGCGAAAAGGTGGAGAAGTTCTCGTGCGAAAATCCGCTGGAAGAACTTCGCCGCCGTCTGGCGGACGTTCGCGTCGCCCACCTGGATGGGTTGCCTCCGTTCACCGGCGGCGCCATTGGCTATGCCGGCTACGACGTAATTCGCTACGTCGAAAATCTCCCCCACGCCCCAGAAGATGATCGCGGGCTTCCTGATCTTTCCTTCGGTTTTTATCACCGGTTGGTCGTCTTCGATAACGTCGCGAAAACGGTCGACGTCATTGTGCTAGCCAAGTGCGACGCCAAAGGTGAGGCCGAGCTGAAGAAAACGTACGAAACCGCCTGCGGTGAAGTTGACCAGATCGTCGCCAAGTTGACGGCGTTCGACGCCCAGCTAGT is part of the Blastopirellula sediminis genome and harbors:
- a CDS encoding protein arginine kinase — protein: MNVDLNELTGRAGEWMKGAGPQSDIVISSRIRLARNIAEFPFIRRCTAADRAAIDKAVRDRLAEVPQLTDLAYLRVDELSDVDRHFLAERQLISRELVEAEGARSVAIDQNERLSLMINEEDHLRIQVMKSGFDLVAAWDQINEVDDLLETKLTYAFHEKLGYLTACPTNVGTGMRVSVMLHLPALVITQQIEKVFRSLQKINLAVRGLYGEGSQAMGDFYQISNQITLGRSEIELRNQVHDVVPMIIDYERRARDFLLKQNQQDLHDKISRAYGILRTAQTISSEETMHLLSSVRMGVNLGLIDDLVIADINKLFVDTQPAHLQKLRGGPLDTAGRNSERALYLRRYLSQKEKDGADQN
- a CDS encoding UvrB/UvrC motif-containing protein, coding for MKCQQCEKPATFHITELTGAEPQEIHLCEGCAQKYLMQTPGTGMPGKASLAGMLAQQLKVADTAKELEKLDEKCCPICGISFYEFRNQGRLGCPHDYVFFASELEPLIVNIHGDLVHKGKHPLTHKRSTESQTKLIQLRREMNEAIRLEQYERASELRDTIRNLEESEDQPGDEHSV